A window of the Vigna angularis cultivar LongXiaoDou No.4 chromosome 3, ASM1680809v1, whole genome shotgun sequence genome harbors these coding sequences:
- the LOC108325617 gene encoding uncharacterized protein LOC108325617 — protein MFCTVLSWDEIKVDGTKGYLVICITLTLLVFKLRNIVSTFKGVIPNSRFQTPHVQFVTLWLVVEVNPKVRVRSPEEEEECVYPENDNGSWMLSKFIELLYFEEKEKNERECAASVSKSTRVCPQHVTMRSTPSTKGGVWKSVKRVGESPKENARASCVIRPRAVLSSPENDGLIGSMNELKNSTRSGRKEDGRGKKGGKYLEREECEAFNKGKAPLKAKVHFRNL, from the exons ATGTTTTGTACTGTGTTGTCTTGGGACGAGATCAAAGTTGATGGTACTAAAGGCTACTTGGTCATATGCATTACACTAACTTTGTTGGTGTTCAAGTTAAGGAATATA GTTTCAACTTTCAAAGGCGTTATTCCAAACTCTCGTTTCCAAACACCACATGTGCAA TTTGTGACTTTATGGCTTGTGGTTGAAGTGAATCCCAAGGTGAGAGTAAGATCAccagaggaagaagaagaatgtgTTTATCCAGAAAACGACAATGGATCTTGGATGCTTTCAAAGTTCATCGAGTTACTATACTTTGAAG aaaaagagaagaacgAGAGGGAATGTGCAGCCTCAGTTTCGAAAAGCACTAGGGTTTGTCCTCAGCATGTAACAATGAGATCCACCCCTTCAACTAAAG GAGGAGTATGGAAGAGTGTGAAGAGAGTTGGTGAAAGTCCAAAAGAAAATGCAAGAGCTTCTTGTGTTATACGGCCACGTGCAGTGTTATCTAGTCCTG AAAATGATGGATTaattggaagcatgaatgagtTGAAGAACAGTACAAGATCAGGTAGAAAGGAAGATGGAAGAGGGAAGAAGGGAGGAAAATATTTGGAGAGGGAGGAATGTGAGGCATTCAACAAAGGCAAAGCTCCTTTAAAAGCAAAAGTTCACTTTAGAAACCTTTGA